TTTATCAATATCGGCGGGAAGGTGCGGCAATCCTTCATCTGCGTATAAGGGTGCCAGTTATATTTGAGGTCTTTGGCTATCAGTTTATCCATAAATTGCTTTTATTTATTGTTCGAGCGAGCGACTGCGAGGCGAAGCCGAAGCAAGAGCGAGTCGAGAACTTCTCTACTCGGCCCTGACACCTTCGGTGGCGAGGCCTCGCTCGAAGGATAATGTTATAACAGGAATCTGTCCAGCGAACTTTTTCACTATCTTAGGATTGTCTTTTAAGACCCGCTTATTCTCTTTGCGCGAAATATTGTTGAATATAACGCCGAGCGTCTCTATCTTTCTTGCCGAAAGCGCCTCGAGGCTTAATAGCGCGTGATTTATGGCGCCGATCTTGTTGGCGGCGACGAGCAGGACGGGCAGTTTCAGATCTTTCACCACATCTATCAATAACTTCTTTTCTGTTAACGGCACAAGAAGCCCGCCGGTGCCCTCGATGACAACGATATCATGCGTATTCGAAAGCCGCCGTAGATCCTTTTTGATTTTTGCTACATCGACGCTCTTGCCTTCCATTCCCGCGGCCAGGTGCGGAGACGCCGCCATCTTAAACGAAAACACCGCCTTGCTTTTTACGCAACCGGTCTCAACCCACTTCTGAACCGCTACTTTAAAACCTTTGCCCGCAAAATACCGCGCGAGTAAACCCGTCACCACCGTCTTGCCGACACCCGTATCCGTGCCCGCCACAAATATGCATTTGCGCCCCGGGGTGCGTTTTACAGCAAATAGACCGCTCATAACCGAGCCCTGCAGAAAAATACCTGATACGTCGCCTCGATAGAACCGAACCGTTCCATATAAACGGCCTCTATCTTTTTCACTAAGCCCGGGCTCCAGACAGCCCGCGCTTTTATGCCGAAGCCCGTCGTGCCGGAATATTTTATACTCTTTAATAGCGCGGATAGCGACGGGTAACGCTCCCTGAAGAATTCTTCGGTTACGCGGACTTCCCTGAAATATTTCTTTACTACTGCCGTCAATTTATTTTTGCCCGGAAAAGCGCCGGATGCTATCGTAACATCTTTCCCGAAAGCTACCGATAACGCGCTCTTTAACTCGCGAAAAGTCTCCGGGGCGAAACTCGAAAATGCGATAATACCGCCGGCTTTAAGACCGGCGGCCGATTTTTTTAAAACACCGTCGATGTCGCGGAGCCAATGGAGGGCGGCGTTCGACGTTATGAGATCGTATCCGGTTCCCATATCCGCATCTTCGGCGTCGGAGGTCTCAAAACATACATTACCGCAACCCATCTTCTGCCGGGCCCGGTCTATCATAGGGCCCGATATGTCTATGGCCCTGATACGACTCTCTTTAAATCTGTCCGCGAGAAGGCGCGTGTAATTTCCCGTACCGCATCCGATCTCCAGGATATTTTTAATATCCTCATCCGGCAAAATACTCATTAAGGTATTCGCGGCCCTGGTTTGTACGGCGGTATGCTCATCATATGAACCCGCGTACCTCGAAAAATTACATCTCGCCTTTTGATAAAAAACGGTTTTGAAATCGTCTCTTAAAAATGGTATGTGGCCGGCGCTTTTCATAATGATAAGATCGACACCGTCCGCATCCTTTTTTAGCGCGAGCGCCTCTTCTACCGGCGCTATCTTGTCACCCTCGCCATGAATGAGCCGCACCTTAACGTTTTTAAGCGTTTTCCCGTCGAGCGAAGCGCGCGACAAATAGTCGAGGCCGTCCACAAGCGCCTCCTCCGTCATGTCTTTAAGATAACTCTTCATCGGTCCATTTTTAAATAGGGACAGACACCTATTTTCCCCTGGCGAAAAACATTCATGGTAAAACTTATAAAGGTAGCCTTTCTTATTCGTCCCGACATATCCTTTTATCTTATTTATTCCGTCGGCATCATACCGCCTTCTCATGCCTATCAAGGTCATCGCTTTTACCCGATCGGGGTATTTCGCGGCGAAATCAGCCGCCATATATCCGCCCATCGAATGGCCGAGTATGGATATCTTCCAGAGGCCTGCCGCAGACAGGGTAGATAAGAGCGCCTCGTTAAAATCCGTCGGGCATAAAGCCGTGGGGATGAGATAATTGAAGTCGAGATCTAGAGAAGCAAATATTTTGCGATCCATCGCCCATCCGGGGACAAGAAGGATCGTTTCGGAAAAACCTCTGTCGGTATATTCAAACTTCGATATTGCCAATGTCTGCCGCCAATCGTTTTAATACAGCGATGTCGTGATCGAACGTCAATGAAAACCTGAGGCGCGCCTCACCCTTGGGTACCGTAGGCGGCCTTATGGGCAGTACCCGGTAACCTTTGCCCTGGAGGGCTTCCGCCATGGCTACGGCCTTGTGATTTTCCCCGACGATAACCGGAACTATTTGAGACGACCCTCTCACTTCGAAACCGGACGCCTTAAGCGCACCCCTGAAATACTCCGCCGAGCGCAACAGATCGCGCCGGCGATGCGGCTCGGATTCGATAATATCGAGCGAGGCGAGGTTACAAGCGATGACGGCCGGCGGAAGCGCTGTCGAATATATAAAGCTCCTGCACCTGTTGATCATATATTCGATCACGTTCGCGTCCGCGGCGAGATACGCTCCAAAGCTACCCAGAGCCTTGCCGAATGTCCCCATGATAAGATCGACTCTATCCGAAAGCTGTGCCTCTTCCACCATGCCGGATCCATTCCTGCCGTATATGCCCGTCGCATGGGCCTCATCGACCATAAGACGGCAGGTGAATTTATCTTTTAATTCAACCAGGGCCTTTAGATCCGGCGAATCTCCGTCCATGCTGAATACGGTTTCGGTAATTATCAGCGCGTTTTTGAATTTCGGGCGCTCCTTTTTTAAAATAGCCTCCAGATGGCCCATGTCATTATGCCGGAACCTGAAAAACCGCGCGCCGGATAAGACCAGCCCGTCGATGATGCTGGCGTGGTTCAATTTGTCGGAGAAGATGCAGTCGCCCGCGCCGTAGAGGGCGCTTATTATGCCTGTGTTCGCCTGATAACCGCTATTAAAGATAAGCGCCCGCGCCTTACCCTTAAACGCCGCCATGCGGTCTTCTAATCGGTGGCATATCTCGAGATCCCCGCTCAAAAGACGCGAACCCGTCGAGCCGGCGCCGTAAGTTTCGAGCGCCTCCTTTGCCGCGGCTATTAATTCAGGGTGTCCCGACAAACCAAGGTAGTCGTTGGATGAAAAATCGATATATTCTCTGCCGCCGAAGAATATTTTTCCAGCCGTCCTGGACGAGGCAGGAGTCAATTTACGCAGGCATCCTTCCCCTGCGATATTTTTTAATTCTTCTTCTATCTTTTCCATGAATATTTTATCTCTTCGATAAGCTTCCGGTCATCCGCGAGGGCGCGGCCCTTAACAGTGAGATATCCCCCGATGAGCATCCCGTTCGCGCCGGCCATAAACGCCAGGGCCTGGTGATCTTTAAGGCTCGTCTCTCTGCCGGCGGCAAGCTTCACGGCTTTATCTTTAAGAATTATGCGGAATATCGCTATCGTCCTTAGCGCGTCATCGCAGGATAATCTTTTCGCGGCGGCGAACGACGTGCCGCCTATCGGGATAAGCACATTTACAGGCACCGAATCGACGTCGAGCTTCTTTAATATAAGCGCCATCTCTATCCTGTCGCGCCACGTCTCACCCATGCCGATAATGCCGCCACTGCACACTTCGAGGCCCACTTTTTGAGCAAGCTTTATTGTCTCGACGCGATCGGCGAATGTGTGTGTACTTACGATCTTGCGGAAATAACGCGGGGATGTTTCGATATTGTGGTGGTAACGGCTTACGCCTGCTTTTTTCAGATAAGCGAGGCCCTCTTCCGTCATCCTGCCGAGCGAGGCGCAGACCTTTATGCCGACCTCCGCTTTTATGACGGAGGCCGCCTCGCCGATGCGCCGTACCTCACCCTCGGTAAGCGTATTGCCGCTTGTAACTATGCCGAATCTCCTCGCGCCGCTATTCTTTGCGGCGCGCGCGGCGTCGATAATTTCCCGCGCACTCTTTAAGGGATACGCCTCGATGCCGGTTCTATGCCTGCAGGATTGGGCGCAGAACTTACAGTCTTCCGCGCAAGCGCCGGATTTCGCGTTCAGTATGGTGCAGATGTCGAGCCTGGAGCCTGTATGCGCGGCCCTTACATTATCGGCTCTACGCGCAAGCTCTATCGTAGGAAGTTTAAGCAGAGCTTCTATCATTCTTATCTTATTATCCATTGTAAACTATAATATCATGTTTGGTTTACAATAGGAATAAAAAAAATAGCGCGTGTTACTGTTCGAGCGAGGGCAAAATTCTTCTTCTCGGCTTAAGCCTCCGGCCTCGTTTAAAATACTTTTGCCCGAGTTGAGAACTCCTCGAATTTGATCCAGAAAGGATCCGTCTTAGGGTGTTCCAATAGTTCTTTTTTACCGCGTCTTATGGTATGAATACCTTTTTTCGCCGGCACCGCCTCGCCCATTATGCTCGCGAGTATGCCCTCATCTTTTAATGCCCTCACTACCGCTTTCGCTCTCGAGGGTTTCGCGGAAGCGAGGAGCGTGCCTTCGCTTATCGACAGGTAAGGGTCTATGCCAAAACATTCGCAGGTCTTCGTCACCGCGTCCTGCGTAACGATCTCGTCTGTATAAATATTCAGCCCTACGCGGCTGTGGACTGCCATCTCATACAATCCGCCGAAGACGCCGCACTCTGTGGCGTCGTGCATCGCGGTAACCCCGCCCGAGCGCGCGGCTATCTGCGCGTCCTTTACCGTTGACATCTGGTAATAAACATCCCGCGCCTTCTTCAATAACGCCGGACCAAACCGCGCTTCTATGAATTTCGGGAAGTACGCCGCCATAAGCCCTGTCGTCTCTATCGCCGGGCCTTTTGTCACGATCATAAGATCGCCCGGATTTATCTTGGGATTCACGAGTTTCGTCTTTTTATCTATGCCGAATACCGTCGCGCCGCCGGCCATAGGATAATTGCAACCGGCGTAACGCGCGGTATGCCCGGTTACGACCGCTATCCCGAGTTTTTTACATTCTTTGTGCACGGTATCCCACATCCGCGTCAATTCATCCTCGGTTATCTCCGGTGGCAGATTAAGATCGACAGCCATATATCGCGGGGCGATACCGCTGACCGCCACGTCGCTCGCTAATATATGCACCGCGAACCATGCCGCCTTTTCTATCCCGAGTTCTTTCGCGAGGTAGAAAGGATCCGTCGACAATACCATCACCTGTTCGCCCAGGTCGATGACGCCGAAATCGACGCCATGCTGTGGCCCAACCATAACCGTCTTGTCCGGAGCGCCTAAGCGCGGATATATTACTTTGTTAAAAAACTCCGGGTGTATCTTGCCAAGCGCGGGTAATTTTTCCATATTATGCCTTTTCCAGTTTTTCTTTAAGTTTACCTGCGGCTATCTTAACATCATCGGAGGCCGATATCGCGCGGATCACAGCGATATTCTTAGCGCCTTTCATCAGAAGCTCGTCTACGTTAGAAAGATTTATGCCCCCTATAAAAAATACCGGCTTCTTTGTTGTCTTCAGGACTTTTTCGATATCTTTTATGCCGACGCAGTTTTCTTTCACCACCGTCGGGAATACCGGGCCGAACCCGATGTAATCGACGTCTTCGGTATTCGCGCGTTCGACTTCTTCAATAGATGAGGTCGATAGCCCTATGATGGCGTCTTTACCCAGGATCTTGCGGGCGAAGGCTATGGTAAAACGTTTCGCGTCGTCCTGTCCCAGATGAACGCCATGAGCGCCTGCCTCTTTAGCTATCGCGGGGTCGTCGTTTACTATAAACTTTACGTTATTTTCCACGCAGAGTTTTTTTATCCCGCGGGCCAGTTGTATAATCTCGCCGGGCGTTTTAGTCTTCTCGCGAAGTTGTATCATATCGACGCCGCCGGCGATCGCATCCCCGGCGATATCGATGGCGCTACGCCCGCGACAGTATTCTTCGCTGATTATAAGATATAAAATCCGCTCGTCTATTTTTCGCATGGTGAAAATCGCTTAAAGCCGCAGGCGCTCGACCTCCGCCGCGGACGCAGGCTTTACCGACAAAGTCTGTCTTGCAGAAGAACCCGTCCTCCAATAATCCACCTTGAGCGCCGGCTCGTTCCTGAACTTCGTATGGTGCGCCATGACACTCGCGGCAAGCTCGAGAGAACTATCGTCAACAGCTCCGCGAAGCACCGCTATCGGCCCCTGGTGTTCTTTTAATTTAAAGAAAACATCCCCCGTTATCGCCATTTTTTGCAGGAGGCTATTCTCGTCCATGTCGCGGCCTACCGCGAGTTTCGTTGTGGCGGATAAACGGAAATGCCTGCCGACGGTAAGAAATTTCAGATTATCGACGGTCATGGCATCGTGCTCGGCCAGGTCTTTGACCCTTTTGGTAAACCCGGGATCGGTCAGAAGACATCCGCCCGCCGGGTTCGGGTATTTTTTTATACCGTACTGGGCGGCGAGCGCAAATTGCGGCTTTCTCGACCTTCCGGAAATACTCAAAAGCTTCTCCCTGTCAACAGCCCCTTCTTTCTCCGGGACGGTGGGATCCAGCAATTTTGCCGAAAGCGGCCGCAAAAGAAACCCTTTCAACCCGGCCTCTCTGGCTATTATATTAAGCGCGTCAAGCCTCTGCGACATCGATCTCTCGCCCAGCACCTCGCCGGTAACGATAAACGAGGCGCCGAACTCATCCATCATCGCTTTCGCTTTTTTCAGCATGAATATCTTGCAATCGATGCACGGATTCACGTTCTTTCCGTACCCGTGTTCCGGGTTTTTAAGTACGGAAAGATACTCGGCGGTGATGTCGACTACCTTTATAGGCACATCGAGCGCTCTTGCCGCCTTTGTCGCGACATTCTCCCCGTCCTGCATGATGCATGCGCAGAAGTCTATCGAGAAATTGATCGCCTGAATCTCGACACCCTGCTCCTGCATCAGACGGACGGCCAGTATGCTGTCCAAGCCCCCGGAAAACATCATTATCGCTTTTTTGTTCACTTTTAAAGTCTCCGTTTCTGCTCTTGCCGAAAATCTTTTATTTCATCCGAATTTTTTAGTCGCAGGATTTTTTCCTTTACACTATGACGATGAATTCGCCCTTTGGAGGATGGGCGGTGAAGTGCGCGATGGAGGCGGAGACTTTTTCGCGCCTGACTTCTTCGAATTTCTTCGTCAATTCCCGCGCCAGGGCGATCTCCGTATCGCCGTATATTTCCAGAATATCTTCGAGCAGTTTCAAAATTCTGTGCGGCGACTCATAAAGCACGATCGTCCTGCCCTCATCTTTAAGTTTTATCAGCTGGCTTTTCCGCCTGGCCCCTTTGTTAGATAAAAATCCCTCGAAGGTGAACTTGTCGGTCGGCTTACCGGAAATCGTAAGCGCGGTTACAACTCCGGACGGTCCGGGGATAGGTACGACCGGAATATTATTGTCGATACACACCCGGATTATCCTGTATCCGGGATCGGATATCCCCGGCGTCCCTGCGTCGGAAACGAGCGCTACGCTTTTACCCTCTTTCAGAACGCTTAAGAGGTAATCCGTCTTCTGTATTTTGTTATATTCGAAATAACTCGTCGTCGGAGTTTTGATCTCATATCTATCTAAGAGTATTCTGGTGTGGCGGGTATCTTCTGCGGCTATCAGATCTACGGATTTCAGTGTCTGGATCGCGCGTAAGGTTATGTCTTCCAAATTTCCGATGGGTGTCGAGACTACGTACAGCGTGCCTTGTCCCATTTTTACTCTACCGTCACGGACTTTGCCAGGTTCCGCGGTTGGTCTATGTCGTATCCGAATTTCTTCGCGACATAATAAGCCAAGAGCTGGAGCGGTATTACTACAAGTAGCGG
The sequence above is drawn from the Candidatus Omnitrophota bacterium genome and encodes:
- the bioB gene encoding biotin synthase BioB, which encodes MDNKIRMIEALLKLPTIELARRADNVRAAHTGSRLDICTILNAKSGACAEDCKFCAQSCRHRTGIEAYPLKSAREIIDAARAAKNSGARRFGIVTSGNTLTEGEVRRIGEAASVIKAEVGIKVCASLGRMTEEGLAYLKKAGVSRYHHNIETSPRYFRKIVSTHTFADRVETIKLAQKVGLEVCSGGIIGMGETWRDRIEMALILKKLDVDSVPVNVLIPIGGTSFAAAKRLSCDDALRTIAIFRIILKDKAVKLAAGRETSLKDHQALAFMAGANGMLIGGYLTVKGRALADDRKLIEEIKYSWKR
- the bioF gene encoding 8-amino-7-oxononanoate synthase, with the translated sequence MEKIEEELKNIAGEGCLRKLTPASSRTAGKIFFGGREYIDFSSNDYLGLSGHPELIAAAKEALETYGAGSTGSRLLSGDLEICHRLEDRMAAFKGKARALIFNSGYQANTGIISALYGAGDCIFSDKLNHASIIDGLVLSGARFFRFRHNDMGHLEAILKKERPKFKNALIITETVFSMDGDSPDLKALVELKDKFTCRLMVDEAHATGIYGRNGSGMVEEAQLSDRVDLIMGTFGKALGSFGAYLAADANVIEYMINRCRSFIYSTALPPAVIACNLASLDIIESEPHRRRDLLRSAEYFRGALKASGFEVRGSSQIVPVIVGENHKAVAMAEALQGKGYRVLPIRPPTVPKGEARLRFSLTFDHDIAVLKRLAADIGNIEV
- a CDS encoding 7-cyano-7-deazaguanine synthase — its product is MNKKAIMMFSGGLDSILAVRLMQEQGVEIQAINFSIDFCACIMQDGENVATKAARALDVPIKVVDITAEYLSVLKNPEHGYGKNVNPCIDCKIFMLKKAKAMMDEFGASFIVTGEVLGERSMSQRLDALNIIAREAGLKGFLLRPLSAKLLDPTVPEKEGAVDREKLLSISGRSRKPQFALAAQYGIKKYPNPAGGCLLTDPGFTKRVKDLAEHDAMTVDNLKFLTVGRHFRLSATTKLAVGRDMDENSLLQKMAITGDVFFKLKEHQGPIAVLRGAVDDSSLELAASVMAHHTKFRNEPALKVDYWRTGSSARQTLSVKPASAAEVERLRL
- a CDS encoding alpha/beta fold hydrolase, with the protein product MAISKFEYTDRGFSETILLVPGWAMDRKIFASLDLDFNYLIPTALCPTDFNEALLSTLSAAGLWKISILGHSMGGYMAADFAAKYPDRVKAMTLIGMRRRYDADGINKIKGYVGTNKKGYLYKFYHECFSPGENRCLSLFKNGPMKSYLKDMTEEALVDGLDYLSRASLDGKTLKNVKVRLIHGEGDKIAPVEEALALKKDADGVDLIIMKSAGHIPFLRDDFKTVFYQKARCNFSRYAGSYDEHTAVQTRAANTLMSILPDEDIKNILEIGCGTGNYTRLLADRFKESRIRAIDISGPMIDRARQKMGCGNVCFETSDAEDADMGTGYDLITSNAALHWLRDIDGVLKKSAAGLKAGGIIAFSSFAPETFRELKSALSVAFGKDVTIASGAFPGKNKLTAVVKKYFREVRVTEEFFRERYPSLSALLKSIKYSGTTGFGIKARAVWSPGLVKKIEAVYMERFGSIEATYQVFFCRARL
- the thiE gene encoding thiamine phosphate synthase, which produces MRKIDERILYLIISEEYCRGRSAIDIAGDAIAGGVDMIQLREKTKTPGEIIQLARGIKKLCVENNVKFIVNDDPAIAKEAGAHGVHLGQDDAKRFTIAFARKILGKDAIIGLSTSSIEEVERANTEDVDYIGFGPVFPTVVKENCVGIKDIEKVLKTTKKPVFFIGGINLSNVDELLMKGAKNIAVIRAISASDDVKIAAGKLKEKLEKA
- the bioD gene encoding dethiobiotin synthase; amino-acid sequence: MSGLFAVKRTPGRKCIFVAGTDTGVGKTVVTGLLARYFAGKGFKVAVQKWVETGCVKSKAVFSFKMAASPHLAAGMEGKSVDVAKIKKDLRRLSNTHDIVVIEGTGGLLVPLTEKKLLIDVVKDLKLPVLLVAANKIGAINHALLSLEALSARKIETLGVIFNNISRKENKRVLKDNPKIVKKFAGQIPVITLSFERGLATEGVRAE
- a CDS encoding AIR synthase family protein; the protein is MEKLPALGKIHPEFFNKVIYPRLGAPDKTVMVGPQHGVDFGVIDLGEQVMVLSTDPFYLAKELGIEKAAWFAVHILASDVAVSGIAPRYMAVDLNLPPEITEDELTRMWDTVHKECKKLGIAVVTGHTARYAGCNYPMAGGATVFGIDKKTKLVNPKINPGDLMIVTKGPAIETTGLMAAYFPKFIEARFGPALLKKARDVYYQMSTVKDAQIAARSGGVTAMHDATECGVFGGLYEMAVHSRVGLNIYTDEIVTQDAVTKTCECFGIDPYLSISEGTLLASAKPSRAKAVVRALKDEGILASIMGEAVPAKKGIHTIRRGKKELLEHPKTDPFWIKFEEFSTRAKVF
- the rsmI gene encoding 16S rRNA (cytidine(1402)-2'-O)-methyltransferase; its protein translation is MGQGTLYVVSTPIGNLEDITLRAIQTLKSVDLIAAEDTRHTRILLDRYEIKTPTTSYFEYNKIQKTDYLLSVLKEGKSVALVSDAGTPGISDPGYRIIRVCIDNNIPVVPIPGPSGVVTALTISGKPTDKFTFEGFLSNKGARRKSQLIKLKDEGRTIVLYESPHRILKLLEDILEIYGDTEIALARELTKKFEEVRREKVSASIAHFTAHPPKGEFIVIV